From a region of the Chromatiales bacterium genome:
- a CDS encoding acetyl-CoA carboxylase carboxyltransferase subunit alpha: MNDYLDFEQPVVQLEAKITELRKVTGDNRVDISQEIKQLEQKRNKLVQNIYAQLSPWQITQLARHPQRPYTLDYIKALFTDFEELHGDRHYADDAAIVVGLARFNGQPLAVIGHQKGRDVQEKVKRNFGMCKPEGYRKARRIFELASRFRLPICTFIDTPGAYPGIDAEERNQSEAIASNLKSLINLPVPIICTVIGEGGSGGALAIGVGDYLIMLQYSIYSVISPEGCASILWKDAKQADLAAKALKLTADELRTLNLIDEVVEEENGGVHRSFEQTHTKLAKVLHAQLDRLTQLSTEQLLQARYKKWSDIGYFKSV; the protein is encoded by the coding sequence ATGAATGACTATCTTGATTTTGAACAGCCAGTTGTGCAATTGGAAGCGAAAATTACCGAACTTCGCAAAGTGACCGGTGATAACCGTGTCGACATCAGTCAAGAGATAAAACAGCTTGAGCAAAAGCGTAATAAATTAGTACAGAATATCTACGCACAACTCAGTCCTTGGCAAATTACCCAACTCGCTCGTCATCCACAGCGCCCCTATACGCTAGATTATATAAAAGCATTATTTACCGATTTTGAAGAATTGCATGGTGATCGCCACTACGCCGACGATGCAGCTATCGTTGTCGGTCTTGCACGATTCAACGGGCAGCCGCTAGCTGTGATTGGACACCAAAAAGGACGCGATGTACAGGAGAAGGTTAAGCGCAATTTTGGTATGTGTAAACCCGAAGGTTATCGCAAAGCCAGGCGGATATTTGAGCTTGCCAGCCGTTTCAGATTGCCAATCTGTACTTTTATAGATACGCCAGGGGCTTATCCGGGTATTGATGCCGAAGAGCGCAATCAAAGCGAGGCGATTGCGAGTAATCTGAAGTCACTGATAAATTTACCAGTGCCAATTATTTGCACAGTAATCGGTGAGGGCGGTTCGGGTGGCGCATTGGCAATTGGTGTCGGGGATTATTTGATCATGCTGCAATACAGCATCTATTCGGTGATCTCCCCAGAAGGTTGTGCATCTATTTTATGGAAGGATGCCAAGCAAGCTGACTTGGCAGCTAAAGCATTGAAATTGACCGCAGATGAATTGCGCACATTAAATTTGATAGACGAAGTTGTTGAAGAAGAGAACGGTGGTGTACACCGTAGCTTTGAACAGACTCATACAAAACTCGCAAAGGTTCTACACGCACAACTCGATCGCTTGACGCAATTATCTACTGAACAGCTATTGCAAGCACGGTATAAGAAGTGGTCTGATATCGGATACTTCAAGAGTGTTTGA